A stretch of Gallaecimonas pentaromativorans DNA encodes these proteins:
- the yjjG gene encoding pyrimidine 5'-nucleotidase, producing the protein MQYQWVLFDADETLFYFDSKGGLKSLLARYGHDMTEQCFSDFQAINLKLWDQYHLGQIDMLALQQGRFAHFGRQFGVEPTTLNSQFQDAMVDNCPPMVGAHELLHSLKGRAKLGIISNGFKAMQPGRLAKAGWHEIFDLVVTSEEAGIAKPDPAIFHYSFEKMGGQPQKALMVGDNPHADVAGGAGVGLDTCWFNRHGKARPDGITPTFEVSALSDLQALLA; encoded by the coding sequence ATGCAGTATCAATGGGTGCTTTTTGACGCCGACGAAACCCTGTTTTACTTCGATTCCAAAGGGGGCCTGAAAAGCCTGCTTGCGCGCTATGGCCATGACATGACCGAGCAGTGTTTCAGCGATTTTCAGGCCATCAACCTCAAGCTCTGGGACCAATACCACCTGGGGCAAATCGACATGCTGGCATTGCAACAAGGCCGCTTTGCCCATTTTGGCCGCCAGTTCGGGGTGGAGCCCACCACCCTTAATAGCCAATTTCAGGACGCCATGGTGGACAACTGCCCGCCCATGGTCGGCGCTCATGAGCTGCTGCACAGCCTCAAGGGCCGCGCCAAGCTCGGCATTATCAGTAACGGTTTTAAGGCCATGCAGCCCGGGCGTCTTGCCAAAGCTGGCTGGCATGAAATTTTTGATCTGGTGGTCACTTCCGAAGAGGCGGGCATTGCCAAGCCAGATCCGGCCATTTTCCATTACAGCTTTGAGAAAATGGGCGGCCAGCCGCAAAAGGCGCTGATGGTAGGGGACAACCCCCACGCCGATGTGGCTGGTGGCGCAGGCGTGGGCCTGGATACCTGCTGGTTTAACCGCCACGGCAAGGCCCGCCCTGACGGCATCACCCCCACTTTTGAAGTGAGCGCCCTTAGCGATCTGCAGGCGCTGCTGGCCTAA
- a CDS encoding phage/plasmid replication protein, II/X family has protein sequence MLDWVDAVIHCRHRPIVGGRFIRIDEFGSVVKDAPTFSTIRGSHDAGVCVRSGGYLENGMATQLYLSGNPNKFLTGHNIVGSDDICALVTETVARIFESVGETLDETARARLLAGRFDLKRVDINYMLELPSHSDVEAFLKALTVKCRSRHGVAQAKGQTVYFGLGSRRWLLKFYSKFLEITSGRKGHTLPDEFLSTPLFDFTTNKVRAELQIRKLELCRFFNTDNPQGFHLTDPYLLWRDYMSRLNMQGNLALRQEDEFHLPAKLQAPYLLWKQGRHLRDVFSKATFYRHRKELLEYGIDISMPYEGITPASNVIPLVRVLEAKPVAIPTNLQAYCF, from the coding sequence ATGCTTGATTGGGTTGATGCCGTCATTCATTGCCGCCACCGCCCAATTGTCGGTGGTCGCTTCATCCGTATTGATGAATTTGGCTCTGTTGTGAAAGACGCGCCGACCTTTTCAACTATTCGTGGCTCTCACGATGCCGGTGTTTGTGTTCGTTCCGGTGGGTATTTAGAAAATGGCATGGCTACTCAGCTTTACCTGTCTGGCAACCCAAACAAATTTCTGACCGGTCACAATATTGTTGGTTCGGATGATATTTGCGCCCTGGTAACAGAAACTGTCGCTCGGATATTTGAAAGTGTCGGCGAAACCCTTGATGAAACCGCCCGTGCTCGCCTTCTCGCTGGCCGCTTTGATTTGAAACGGGTAGATATTAACTACATGCTTGAATTGCCCAGCCACAGCGATGTAGAAGCGTTTTTAAAAGCCCTTACTGTTAAATGCCGCTCACGCCATGGCGTCGCTCAAGCGAAAGGCCAGACTGTCTATTTTGGCCTCGGCTCTCGCCGCTGGTTACTTAAGTTCTACAGCAAGTTTTTAGAGATAACATCAGGCCGTAAAGGCCATACGCTGCCAGACGAATTTTTATCAACTCCGTTATTTGATTTCACTACTAATAAAGTTCGCGCCGAATTGCAGATTCGCAAACTGGAATTGTGCCGGTTTTTCAATACAGACAACCCTCAGGGTTTTCATTTAACCGACCCGTATCTGTTGTGGCGTGATTATATGTCGAGGCTCAATATGCAAGGCAATCTCGCACTCCGTCAAGAGGATGAATTTCATCTCCCTGCCAAATTGCAGGCCCCCTATTTGCTGTGGAAACAAGGCAGGCATCTTCGGGATGTTTTTTCTAAAGCCACCTTTTACCGCCACAGAAAAGAATTGCTTGAATACGGTATTGATATTTCGATGCCGTATGAAGGCATTACCCCAGCTTCTAACGTTATCCCGCTGGTACGGGTTCTAGAGGCTAAGCCCGTTGCAATACCCACTAACTTACAAGCCTATTGTTTTTAA
- a CDS encoding MFS transporter, with amino-acid sequence MSDSSTPAAAGASTTGWPAVWSIAMGVFALVTAEFLPASLLTPMGNELGVSAGQMGQAVTVTAVMALLGGIAVVPLTANIDRRRVMVSLSGLMLLSNLMVAAAPNLWILLAARIGLGLALGGFWAIAAATTIRLVSEEQAPRALSLIFSGVPLATITAAGLGSYLGGLLGWREVFMMASVLSALTMAGQWLALPPLSPQTSGSVSGLWMVLKRPGIGLGIGVVVLIFTAHFAGFTYLRDYLESQQLGLQTIALVLLGFGLANFLGTLLAGRLIGRHLAKVLLFTALMMMAALLALGAMGSAGLLCLPAIVLWGLAFGGTPVSWSTWITKVVPDQTESGGALIVSAIQLAIALGAALGGVIVDSSDAQGVMLASGILMLVAAAMTYRSLCKLR; translated from the coding sequence ATGTCCGACTCTTCCACTCCTGCCGCGGCCGGGGCCTCCACTACCGGCTGGCCTGCGGTCTGGTCCATTGCCATGGGGGTTTTCGCTCTGGTCACGGCTGAATTCTTGCCGGCCAGCCTGCTCACCCCCATGGGCAACGAGCTTGGGGTCAGTGCTGGCCAAATGGGTCAGGCGGTAACAGTGACGGCAGTGATGGCGCTGTTGGGAGGTATTGCCGTTGTGCCTTTGACCGCCAATATTGACCGGCGCCGGGTAATGGTGAGCCTGAGCGGCCTGATGCTGCTGTCCAACCTGATGGTGGCCGCTGCGCCAAACCTCTGGATACTGCTGGCAGCGCGCATCGGCCTAGGCTTGGCGTTGGGCGGCTTTTGGGCCATAGCCGCGGCCACCACCATTCGCCTGGTCAGCGAAGAGCAGGCGCCACGGGCCCTGTCCCTTATCTTTAGCGGGGTGCCGCTGGCTACCATCACCGCCGCCGGCCTTGGCAGTTATCTTGGCGGGCTTTTGGGCTGGCGTGAGGTGTTTATGATGGCTTCGGTGCTGAGCGCCCTGACCATGGCTGGCCAATGGCTGGCGTTGCCACCGCTGAGTCCGCAAACCAGCGGCAGCGTGTCGGGGCTGTGGATGGTACTGAAAAGGCCGGGTATTGGCCTGGGTATAGGGGTGGTTGTACTCATCTTTACCGCCCACTTTGCCGGTTTTACCTACCTTCGCGATTATCTTGAGAGCCAGCAGCTCGGGCTGCAAACCATCGCGTTGGTGCTGCTGGGCTTCGGGCTTGCCAATTTCCTTGGCACCTTGCTGGCCGGGCGCTTGATTGGCCGGCACCTGGCCAAGGTGTTGTTGTTCACCGCGCTGATGATGATGGCGGCGTTGCTGGCCTTGGGGGCGATGGGTAGCGCGGGGCTATTGTGCCTGCCGGCCATCGTGCTGTGGGGGCTTGCCTTTGGCGGCACACCAGTCAGCTGGTCAACCTGGATAACCAAGGTAGTGCCGGACCAAACCGAGAGCGGCGGCGCGTTGATTGTCTCTGCTATTCAATTAGCCATTGCTCTGGGGGCGGCCCTTGGCGGCGTAATTGTCGACAGTAGCGACGCCCAGGGCGTGATGCTGGCGAGCGGCATATTGATGCTGGTGGCAGCAGCCATGACCTATCGCTCGCTGTGTAAGCTGCGTTGA
- a CDS encoding FKBP-type peptidyl-prolyl cis-trans isomerase yields the protein MADYQTLEQKASYGVGRQMGDQLAQQAFDGLDIPAVQQGLADALRGEEFAVTPDEINAAFDVIRSRLEDEEKARHSAFIGANEAFLAENAQKDGVTVTDSGLQYEVLTEGNGAIPTAANKVKVHYHGTLIDGTVFDSSVARGEPISFPVTGVIKGWVEALQLMPVGSKWRLTIPQDLAYGEQGAGRAIPPFAALVFEVELLDIE from the coding sequence ATGGCTGATTATCAAACCCTCGAACAGAAAGCCAGTTACGGTGTAGGCCGCCAAATGGGCGACCAATTGGCCCAGCAAGCCTTTGACGGCCTGGATATCCCCGCCGTTCAGCAAGGTCTGGCCGACGCCCTGCGCGGCGAAGAATTTGCCGTTACCCCGGACGAGATCAACGCTGCCTTTGACGTTATTCGCAGCCGTCTGGAAGACGAAGAAAAAGCCCGCCACAGCGCCTTTATCGGTGCCAACGAGGCTTTCCTGGCCGAAAACGCCCAGAAAGACGGCGTAACCGTGACTGACTCCGGCCTTCAGTACGAAGTGCTGACCGAAGGCAACGGCGCCATCCCCACCGCGGCCAACAAGGTCAAGGTGCATTATCACGGCACCCTGATTGACGGCACCGTTTTTGACAGCTCCGTTGCCCGTGGCGAGCCCATTAGCTTCCCGGTGACCGGCGTTATCAAAGGCTGGGTTGAAGCCCTGCAACTGATGCCGGTAGGCTCCAAGTGGCGTCTGACCATTCCTCAGGATCTCGCCTATGGCGAACAAGGTGCCGGCCGGGCCATTCCGCCCTTCGCGGCCCTGGTGTTTGAAGTCGAGCTGCTGGACATCGAATAA
- the htpX gene encoding protease HtpX produces the protein MKRVILFLATNLAVILVLSVVLNIVMSALGVQYHSIGGYLVIAAVFGFGGSFISLLMSKWVAKRSTGARVIDQPRDQMEQWLVTTVARQAQQAGIKMPEVAIYDSPDMNAFATGPSKDNSLVAVSTGLLYKMDRDEVEAVLGHEVSHVANGDMVTMTLIQGVLNTFVIFFARVVAGIISNFFRGNDEEEGQGLGGLAYFAIVMVLEMVFGILASIIVAWFSRQREFRADAGGATLAGRQKMIGALERLGRAHEESHLEGQLAAFGIQGGKRTLGELLMSHPPIEKRIAALRAG, from the coding sequence GTGAAACGCGTCATCTTGTTCCTGGCAACCAACCTGGCTGTGATCCTGGTGTTGTCCGTGGTGCTAAACATCGTGATGTCGGCGCTGGGTGTGCAATATCACTCTATCGGCGGCTATCTGGTGATCGCAGCCGTATTTGGTTTTGGCGGCAGCTTTATCTCGTTGCTGATGTCCAAGTGGGTCGCCAAACGCTCCACCGGCGCTCGGGTCATTGACCAACCCCGCGACCAAATGGAGCAGTGGCTGGTAACCACCGTTGCCCGCCAGGCCCAGCAAGCCGGTATCAAAATGCCGGAAGTGGCCATCTACGACTCACCCGACATGAACGCTTTTGCCACCGGCCCCAGCAAAGACAACTCGCTGGTGGCGGTATCCACCGGCCTTTTATACAAGATGGACCGCGATGAAGTAGAAGCGGTGCTGGGCCATGAGGTTTCCCACGTGGCCAACGGCGACATGGTGACCATGACCCTTATCCAGGGCGTGCTCAACACCTTTGTTATCTTCTTCGCGCGGGTCGTGGCCGGCATTATTTCCAACTTCTTTCGCGGCAACGACGAGGAAGAAGGCCAAGGCCTTGGCGGCCTTGCCTACTTTGCCATCGTAATGGTGCTGGAGATGGTGTTCGGTATCCTCGCCTCCATCATCGTCGCCTGGTTCTCTCGCCAACGTGAGTTCCGTGCCGATGCCGGTGGCGCCACCCTTGCCGGTCGTCAAAAAATGATTGGCGCGCTGGAGCGCCTGGGCCGTGCCCATGAAGAGTCTCACCTTGAAGGCCAATTGGCGGCCTTTGGGATCCAAGGCGGCAAGCGCACCCTGGGTGAACTGCTGATGAGCCATCCGCCCATCGAGAAACGTATCGCCGCCCTGCGTGCTGGCTAA
- a CDS encoding DNA-binding protein, producing MNIASGYNLVGNFLGTKQEQKVNTQTGEVKSWFEIGVQVQVSDGFGGFAERTITVRIPHSKAKDGVSYYAQFLQKQVAVPVFMSPWSNGKGMTVFLADGPITVLSAPNSKAA from the coding sequence ATGAATATCGCATCTGGTTATAACTTGGTTGGCAATTTTCTTGGCACCAAGCAAGAGCAGAAAGTTAACACCCAAACCGGCGAGGTAAAAAGCTGGTTTGAAATTGGCGTTCAAGTTCAGGTTTCTGACGGCTTTGGCGGTTTTGCTGAGCGCACTATTACTGTTCGCATTCCTCACAGCAAAGCCAAAGACGGCGTTTCGTATTACGCCCAGTTTTTGCAAAAGCAGGTCGCTGTTCCTGTTTTTATGTCGCCCTGGTCTAACGGTAAAGGTATGACCGTTTTTCTTGCTGACGGTCCTATCACCGTCTTGTCTGCACCCAATAGCAAGGCGGCCTAA
- the bioD gene encoding dethiobiotin synthase produces the protein MAKRLFVTGTDTDAGKTHISCAILAHLTRQGHKVAGLKPIASGGRDDAERLWRHSNLQLPLDTHNPFYFAPPIAPHLAAAEAGVTLDVDTVLSAMAPWQQQQADWLLMEGAGGWRVPLNEQQRFSDLAQRWGGGVVLVVGMKLGCVNHALLTAEAIERDGLELMGWVANCGLGKMDRVEENLAYLKSHIQAPLLATASHSPNPADIEVNWHP, from the coding sequence ATGGCAAAACGCCTTTTTGTAACCGGCACCGATACCGACGCCGGTAAAACCCACATTAGCTGTGCCATCCTTGCCCATCTTACTCGCCAAGGGCACAAGGTGGCCGGGCTCAAGCCCATTGCCTCCGGTGGCCGCGACGACGCCGAGCGCCTTTGGCGTCACTCCAACCTGCAATTGCCCCTCGATACCCACAACCCTTTTTATTTCGCGCCGCCCATCGCGCCGCACTTGGCTGCAGCCGAAGCCGGGGTGACGCTCGATGTCGATACCGTGCTGAGCGCCATGGCGCCCTGGCAGCAGCAACAGGCTGATTGGCTGTTGATGGAAGGGGCCGGCGGTTGGCGGGTGCCGCTTAACGAGCAGCAGCGCTTTTCCGACTTGGCTCAACGCTGGGGCGGCGGCGTGGTGCTGGTGGTGGGCATGAAGCTTGGCTGCGTCAACCATGCATTGCTGACCGCCGAGGCCATTGAACGTGACGGCCTTGAGCTGATGGGGTGGGTGGCCAACTGTGGCCTTGGCAAGATGGACCGCGTTGAAGAGAACCTGGCATATCTGAAAAGCCATATCCAGGCGCCGCTGCTGGCCACCGCCAGCCACAGCCCTAACCCCGCCGATATCGAAGTGAACTGGCATCCGTGA
- a CDS encoding AraC family transcriptional regulator — MIDISSEAPPSNQDRLSQLLMGMRLFGVCYRHVQAEAPFGLSYSHHPGRSQLHVVIEGELELRTASGYQRLVAGDALLLPRSQEHALLSERELACADILSLDAEPVCDHFGCLGDNPNSSHRFFSACMAMDLGPMQPLVAQMPEVIHVGTLLDRYPELGAILDAMRRESSLMRAGAAGILSRLAEVLAATLIRGWVECQCANSTGWIQAINDPRMGTLLSALHQDPGQSWTVASMASHIGMSRSVFAERFKAMTGLTPLTYVSELRMQLARQWLEQDKMALSEVVYRLGYGSSSAFSRAFKKATGQTPGALRSR; from the coding sequence ATGATTGACATATCGTCTGAAGCTCCGCCGTCCAACCAAGACCGGCTCAGCCAACTGCTGATGGGTATGCGCCTGTTTGGCGTCTGTTATCGCCACGTGCAGGCCGAAGCCCCCTTTGGCCTGAGCTACAGCCATCATCCCGGCCGCAGCCAGCTGCATGTGGTGATAGAGGGCGAATTGGAACTGCGCACCGCCAGTGGTTATCAGCGTTTGGTGGCCGGAGATGCCTTGCTGCTGCCGCGCAGCCAGGAACACGCGCTGCTAAGCGAACGGGAGCTGGCCTGCGCCGACATCCTCTCATTAGACGCCGAGCCGGTGTGCGACCATTTCGGGTGCCTAGGCGATAACCCAAACAGCAGCCACCGTTTTTTCAGTGCCTGTATGGCCATGGATCTGGGGCCAATGCAGCCGCTGGTAGCGCAAATGCCGGAGGTTATCCACGTTGGCACCTTGCTGGACCGCTACCCCGAGCTTGGCGCCATCCTCGATGCCATGCGCCGCGAGTCGTCTTTGATGCGGGCAGGCGCAGCCGGTATTTTATCGCGTCTGGCCGAAGTGCTGGCCGCCACCCTTATTCGCGGCTGGGTTGAATGCCAGTGTGCTAACAGCACCGGCTGGATACAGGCCATCAACGACCCGCGCATGGGGACCTTGCTAAGCGCCCTGCATCAAGACCCCGGCCAAAGCTGGACCGTTGCTTCCATGGCCAGCCATATCGGCATGTCCCGCTCGGTATTTGCCGAGCGCTTTAAAGCCATGACTGGCCTGACGCCTCTTACTTACGTGAGTGAACTTCGCATGCAGCTGGCTCGCCAGTGGCTGGAGCAGGACAAGATGGCGTTATCGGAAGTGGTATATCGGTTGGGGTACGGCTCTAGTAGCGCTTTCTCGCGCGCCTTTAAAAAGGCCACCGGCCAAACGCCGGGGGCCCTTCGTAGCCGTTAG
- a CDS encoding alpha/beta hydrolase codes for MSLLPHLTLETAPNPDATVIWLHGLGADGNDFAPVVPELGLPQGAAVRFIFPHAPSRPVSVNGGYVMPSWYDIFSLDLERKLDEGQLRASSAAVKALIEQELARGIASNRIVIAGFSQGGAVAYETALSFDKPLAGLLALSTYFATKATVELSPANKSLPIAIHHGVQDPVVPELLGQQAKATLNTMGYSPQYRRYNMEHSLCLVQIKDIGAWLTQVLGLNSR; via the coding sequence ATGAGCCTTTTGCCACACCTGACCCTTGAAACCGCTCCCAACCCCGATGCGACCGTTATCTGGCTCCATGGCCTGGGAGCTGACGGCAACGATTTTGCCCCGGTAGTACCCGAGCTTGGCCTGCCCCAAGGGGCGGCGGTACGTTTTATCTTCCCCCACGCGCCCAGCAGACCGGTGAGCGTTAATGGCGGTTATGTGATGCCATCCTGGTACGACATTTTCAGCCTCGATCTCGAACGCAAGTTGGATGAAGGGCAGCTCAGAGCCTCAAGTGCTGCAGTTAAAGCCCTTATCGAGCAAGAGCTGGCCCGGGGCATTGCCAGCAACCGCATTGTGATTGCCGGTTTTTCCCAAGGGGGCGCCGTGGCTTATGAAACGGCGCTGAGCTTTGACAAACCTCTGGCCGGGCTATTGGCGCTCTCAACCTACTTTGCCACCAAGGCAACGGTTGAGCTGAGCCCTGCCAATAAAAGCCTACCTATCGCCATTCACCACGGCGTGCAAGACCCGGTGGTACCGGAGCTTTTGGGCCAGCAAGCCAAGGCCACTCTCAACACCATGGGGTATAGCCCTCAGTACCGGCGCTACAACATGGAACACAGCCTTTGCTTGGTGCAAATCAAGGACATTGGCGCCTGGCTTACCCAGGTGCTGGGTCTAAACTCGCGCTGA
- the pepE gene encoding dipeptidase PepE, which yields MRALLLSASRVGDTPYLVHALPFIDALLKSTERELLFVPYAGVTISWDDYTGKVAEALAPLGITVTGIHSTDDPIMAVRQAKAIAVGGGNTFRLVTELYGQQVLGAIRDKVQGDTPYMGWSAGSNVAGKSVRTTNDMPIVYPPSFDGINLVPFQINPHFTDYVQPGHNGETRSDRLNEFLTLNPQERVVCLPEGTALSLDGNKLTLLGDKGGYLMRFGDTQRIEEGCDLSHWL from the coding sequence ATGCGAGCCTTACTGCTTTCGGCGTCCCGCGTTGGCGACACGCCCTATCTTGTCCATGCCCTGCCCTTTATCGACGCCCTGCTCAAAAGCACCGAGCGCGAGCTGCTGTTTGTGCCCTATGCCGGGGTCACCATTTCTTGGGACGACTACACCGGCAAAGTGGCCGAAGCCCTGGCGCCGCTCGGTATCACCGTCACCGGTATTCACAGCACTGATGACCCCATCATGGCGGTGCGCCAGGCCAAAGCCATCGCCGTTGGCGGCGGGAATACCTTCAGGCTGGTGACCGAACTCTATGGGCAGCAGGTGCTGGGCGCCATCAGAGACAAGGTGCAAGGGGACACGCCTTATATGGGCTGGAGCGCCGGCTCCAATGTGGCGGGCAAAAGCGTGCGCACCACCAATGACATGCCTATCGTCTACCCGCCAAGCTTTGACGGCATCAACTTGGTACCCTTTCAAATCAACCCCCACTTTACCGACTACGTGCAGCCGGGCCATAACGGTGAAACCCGTAGCGACCGTCTTAACGAGTTTTTGACCTTAAACCCGCAAGAGCGCGTGGTGTGCCTGCCAGAAGGCACGGCGCTGAGCCTCGATGGCAACAAGCTGACCTTGCTGGGCGACAAAGGCGGTTACCTGATGCGCTTTGGCGACACCCAGCGCATTGAAGAAGGCTGCGATCTCAGCCACTGGCTGTAA
- a CDS encoding DUF5455 family protein, with translation MLALFTKLGGLLTAFFTLFAQFIARKGVLSVLYIGVYIAITGTFIAGVNGIILSLNRSFPGNVYFQAGIQLVPSNAGQCIGAIAAAHLLLITYNFKQVLLKLKILS, from the coding sequence ATGCTGGCTTTATTTACAAAACTCGGTGGTCTTTTAACGGCATTTTTCACTCTTTTTGCGCAATTTATTGCGCGAAAAGGTGTTCTTTCCGTTCTTTATATCGGCGTTTACATTGCTATTACCGGCACTTTTATTGCTGGCGTGAATGGCATTATTTTGTCTCTGAATCGTTCTTTTCCTGGCAATGTTTATTTTCAGGCTGGCATTCAATTAGTTCCTTCGAATGCCGGTCAATGTATTGGCGCAATTGCTGCCGCTCACCTTCTTTTAATTACCTACAACTTCAAGCAAGTTTTGCTTAAATTGAAAATACTTTCTTAA
- a CDS encoding NlpC/P60 family protein yields MRFLTALACCLLLSSCASKAPPTAPAPKPKAASTVTEKLHSQYRQWRGVKYRLGGTSKSGVDCSAFTQITFAQQFDASLRRTTAEQVKQGHWISQQKLRPGDLVFFKIGRVRHVGIYQGDGMFLHASTSLGVTVSALADPYWQAHYWTARRILQ; encoded by the coding sequence ATGAGATTTTTAACCGCCCTCGCCTGTTGCCTGTTGCTAAGTAGCTGCGCCAGTAAAGCGCCGCCCACGGCGCCTGCGCCAAAGCCCAAAGCGGCCAGCACCGTTACCGAAAAGCTCCATAGCCAATATCGCCAGTGGCGCGGAGTGAAATACCGCCTGGGGGGCACCAGTAAAAGCGGGGTGGATTGCTCCGCCTTTACCCAAATCACTTTTGCCCAGCAGTTTGATGCGTCGCTTCGGCGCACCACCGCCGAGCAGGTCAAACAAGGCCATTGGATAAGCCAGCAAAAGCTGCGTCCGGGAGACTTGGTGTTTTTCAAGATTGGCCGAGTGCGCCATGTGGGCATTTATCAAGGCGACGGGATGTTTTTGCACGCCTCCACCAGTTTGGGGGTAACCGTGTCGGCCCTTGCCGACCCCTACTGGCAAGCCCATTACTGGACGGCCCGGCGGATACTCCAGTAA
- a CDS encoding zonular occludens toxin domain-containing protein, producing the protein MAVFVEGTRGSGKSKLAVAEIQTALGMGRRVATNLNLNMDKLMPADSQASVVRLPDKPRACDLKDLGMAYEGLNPEDPSTYDENKFGLIVLDEVLTFFNSRSWNQPGRLDVVEFLVQSRKYGWRLWLIGQSVDFIDGQMRDTLVDYLYSCKSSKKIKIPVLSTIWGVISHVITAGKGLPSFHLCNVYEGVTKNKVMRHEWFFFRRNDLHACYQTAQQFKEDWLVIPGHPKPVDMRASYSMLPSSILHKWYSPQEAAPQSEEANTKPEPKPVNVFSTISKFLLIVGIGAGGYVYGIRPHSQSVAVQQQPLADAPKPVEDGPKELSGVHISCAMREFRTMGEKTYPGAYVKVCFQKGEDVFYPEYAGYTVRMVSDCLAFLEHDAAVYRVTCSPVRHYRPYVAQIEPSPAVADTPST; encoded by the coding sequence ATGGCTGTTTTTGTTGAGGGCACCCGTGGCTCTGGTAAATCAAAACTGGCTGTGGCCGAAATTCAAACAGCCTTAGGTATGGGTAGACGTGTTGCTACGAACCTTAATTTAAATATGGATAAGCTGATGCCTGCTGATAGTCAGGCATCAGTTGTTAGATTGCCTGACAAGCCCCGTGCTTGTGACTTAAAAGACCTTGGCATGGCTTATGAGGGTTTAAATCCTGAAGACCCTAGTACGTATGACGAAAATAAATTCGGCCTTATCGTACTTGATGAGGTTTTGACTTTTTTTAACTCTCGCTCTTGGAATCAACCCGGCCGTCTTGACGTTGTTGAATTTCTTGTTCAATCGCGCAAATACGGCTGGCGTTTGTGGTTAATTGGCCAATCCGTTGATTTTATCGACGGCCAGATGCGTGACACCCTTGTTGATTATCTCTATAGCTGCAAATCATCCAAAAAAATAAAGATTCCCGTTTTGTCTACTATTTGGGGTGTTATTTCTCACGTTATTACTGCTGGTAAAGGTCTCCCTTCTTTTCATTTGTGTAATGTCTATGAGGGCGTTACTAAGAATAAAGTCATGCGCCATGAATGGTTTTTCTTTCGTCGTAATGACTTACACGCTTGTTATCAGACCGCGCAGCAGTTCAAAGAAGACTGGCTTGTTATACCCGGTCATCCTAAGCCTGTTGATATGCGCGCCTCTTATTCGATGCTGCCATCGTCTATTTTGCATAAGTGGTATTCGCCCCAGGAAGCTGCTCCCCAGTCAGAAGAGGCCAACACGAAACCTGAGCCAAAGCCTGTTAATGTTTTTTCTACGATTTCCAAGTTCTTGTTGATTGTCGGTATTGGTGCCGGTGGTTATGTCTACGGTATTCGCCCTCATTCGCAGTCTGTCGCAGTTCAGCAACAGCCCTTAGCTGATGCGCCAAAGCCTGTTGAAGATGGCCCTAAGGAGCTTTCTGGCGTTCATATCAGTTGTGCGATGCGAGAGTTTCGCACTATGGGTGAGAAAACTTATCCTGGCGCCTATGTGAAGGTGTGCTTTCAGAAAGGCGAGGATGTTTTTTATCCGGAGTACGCTGGCTATACCGTCAGGATGGTTTCTGACTGTCTCGCGTTCCTGGAGCATGACGCCGCTGTTTACCGGGTGACGTGCTCACCCGTTCGTCATTACCGGCCCTATGTCGCTCAGATTGAGCCGTCGCCGGCTGTTGCTGATACGCCGTCCACCTGA
- a CDS encoding putative glycolipid-binding domain-containing protein — translation MDMLWKGPWQSLEHLSFNEHDLEGTVLGLYESKPFAIDYEIRCFSCWRTRQATVIPKRGLPIAVVGDGEGNWTCDGEPRPEWQGCLDVDLGFTLATNMLPIKRLDLAVGDDRTIKVIWYRFPQGRFEVVEQNYAHLAPRLYRYTNLATGFTADLSIDDNGMVKDYGELWCQLC, via the coding sequence ATGGATATGTTGTGGAAAGGGCCCTGGCAAAGCCTGGAACATTTGAGCTTTAACGAGCACGACCTGGAAGGCACGGTGCTAGGGCTCTATGAGAGCAAGCCCTTTGCCATCGATTATGAAATTCGCTGTTTTTCCTGCTGGCGCACCCGCCAGGCAACGGTGATCCCCAAACGGGGGCTGCCCATTGCCGTTGTCGGCGACGGGGAGGGCAACTGGACCTGTGACGGCGAGCCCCGGCCCGAGTGGCAAGGCTGCCTGGATGTGGATCTTGGCTTTACCCTGGCCACCAACATGTTGCCCATCAAAAGGCTCGATTTGGCCGTGGGCGACGACAGAACCATCAAGGTTATCTGGTATCGCTTCCCCCAAGGCCGCTTTGAAGTGGTAGAGCAAAACTACGCCCACCTTGCTCCCCGGCTCTACCGTTACACCAATCTGGCTACCGGCTTTACGGCCGATCTCAGTATCGACGATAACGGCATGGTCAAAGATTATGGCGAGCTGTGGTGTCAGCTTTGTTGA